The sequence below is a genomic window from Uranotaenia lowii strain MFRU-FL chromosome 2, ASM2978415v1, whole genome shotgun sequence.
tgacttaaaatttaaaatcgctctgatttcaaaaaagcccgatgaaacatttccaaattttcaggatagatgcctgaatactaaatctttcgaatgtcgagtgccgttttggtggtcattttttatttttaataacgtattttggcacaccgtgaGCTTGCCATAAGCTCCCGTTGACAATCGATAAACAAACGTGGGACAAACACAGCATACATTCACTTTTTATCAACCgcactttttattttgtttcccaaaaactacttttcagAAGCACATTAATTAAGAACCTCAATATCACAGCAGCATTTTCCTACAcaatgtgtacaaaaactggACGCTGCTCCCGATAATATGACGATAGCATTTTCCGATTGAAAGCTCATCGATCGGAAGCACTCTATACCACTTTAAACTGACACAATGTGggagaatattttattttccccCAATTCTGGTTTTTATTCTCCACACGATAGCAAACATTAACCTAAAACtggtaagaaatatttttaatcaaatcttCTTCCGAGCCTTTAATTTTTCCATGACTTTAGATTACCTTCACGAAATTTtagatttacaaatttaaaatgaaaaggtTCTCTGACCATGGAGCGCTTAAATCTACAGATACAACTTTCTTCTCTTGATCACTTTTTCTAACTTTAACTGTAAACACATAAATTGTCTTTAACTTTGAGATCtaaatagatgtttttttttcgaagattaTATTAACttttaacataaaataataaaaattttaaaaatatttcatgaggagaggaaaaaacgcgtgcgcttATAATTGATCAACGCCTACTTCCTTATTATATTCGAAAAATCGGAATCAGAACAGAAATTTGAGagtcagaataaaaatttgtatttgttgTTCCAAATAAAAATCGGAACTTCGGAACAAAAACCTCAATTAGTTATTGTGACACGTACCTTATTTAAGTTTATATCACTGGCTCgtgatattgatttttattcataaattcatttctcaatttttttgtgaaatcaaattttaaaattgaaatgacaaatgtagcgaaaaaaaatcgagcctTGACAGTCTAGGTCAACTCATGCGAGGATGAAAGGTCATTTTTCGACAAATTCCAGGATTATTATattgcagaaaaagtattttcaaaGCGATCAGGCAGCCTCAAAgtcaataaacagttttttgatccGAATTATCCGAAGTTAAGGACATTCATGgagttttattatgaaaaaagctttacttgaaaattgtataattcaaattttgagcaGTTAGGTCGAGTGTTCTAACAGCAGTGACAAGTATGGTTTTGACTCTGATTAGACCATTAAaaagcttgaattttttttttcaaaaaaaaagtgttcaagGCCCCCCGatggattattttaaatttaggcTCAAATGAAAAAGGAAAGTCCAGATTTAGAATGCTGCCAAAATTAACAATGCTTATTTTCGATGAATAGAGACACCGTGTTCTAAATGTGTAATTCAAAAGGCCTCTTTCTcttcttaatatttttattatgctGAATTACTGTTTTGAACGATtcttgaaatttgttcaataagGTTAAgttcaatattgcaaaaaagaAGAGTCCAAATGAGTTTCAAAGAGAATattaatatatgaaaaatcaaaaccgtGTCAcacttaaatttgattttaaaatttcatcactgtttttgttttgctataagtaactagctgacccggtaaactttatttcacattttatttaatgaatcgTTAGAAAATGTCCTTAGCTTCTTCGTGTTTGTGAATGAAAATCGTcttaaaattgttcgagttaccatttcaagttgattttgtatgggagcctccttCCATTGAAAGTAAGAtacttgaaactattatacaaactatcTCTGACCAGAAAAAAACCCtcagataccaaatttcacaccatccattttgcaagattaaattaaaatcgttaaaataatttaaatgttattttattttttacatttcatttcaaatttcaacataatttagaGGCAAACGCTTTAAAAAGAGAGCTGcaactggagtttcgaatttcagTACAAAAATGATCTTTTACTCTGTTTTTATAAGCGTCATAGAGCTTATTATTATGATAGAATGCTTGTTTGTGATATGATCTTCCAGCTCTTTCCCTTTTCCAACGCAAGAAGTGCTCACAAACTACATTTTTAGTAACGACGTAACATTTCCGCTTTTGACTTACACTACTGTATTTCAAAATCTGCATCTCTAATTTTAAACACCGAATCATTGATTCGAAACTGCGAATTGTGTATCCTAAATCTCGAGTTATGAATCCTGAACCTCGCGCTCTCAATATCGAAAGCCGAATTCTCAATGATAAAATCTGTATCCGAAATGGTCGTGTTGTCGTCATCCCTCTCCAAGTATGCTCCAATACCGGAGGCATAGGCCATCAAATGGGGCAACGCACTCTGTTCATAGTTTCCGACGAAAATATGCGAATACGGTCCGGATGCGTACACGTTCACGTCCTCGGCTCCGTGGGTTTCCGAATCCAGGGGAACCGTGGCCGGATATTGGAGAGATATGCTGTTGAAGTTAAAATCGGAGATGTCCTGCCGGATGGCCCGATTCTCCGGAGTGTAGGTGTTAGCCCAACCCGGTCCATTGGCGTAACTGAGGGTTGTGTAGGGTAGTCTGTCTTGAGAGCTGATGCCCGCGATTCCCAGAACGTCCTGGCCGCGATCCTGGTTAAAGAAAGAAAGTTATAAGTTTATACAAGTTTAAAAATCAACCGGATCTTACCGGATATCCGTTATACATCATAGTGTGACTGTGATCAGCACTAACTACAATCAGGGTGTCTTCTTCACTGGTCATGGACCTGGCTTTGGCGATGGCCTTTGAATACTCGGCTGTTTCGTCCAGCGATATCCGCGCATAGGTGGCATGATGAGCCAGATCGATCTGGCCTCCCTCGATGAACAGGACGTATCCATCGTCGTACTTCTGGAGCATTTCAATCGCCTTTTGAGTCATGTCCTCTAAGGTAGGTTCAAGTTCCGGTCGATTACCTGCTTGATTCTGAACGTTGAACCGCATATGACTGCCTTCAAACAGTCCCATCAAATACTCCGTCTTGGAAGCATCAACGTCCATCAGTTCGGTTCTGTTCCACACATACCTTGTTTCGCCTAAAGCTTCATGTTTTCCAACCCATTCTTTGATCAGATCACGTCCGTCCAATCTTCGTGCGGCGTAGTTCTCTTCATCAAGGTATCCATTAGGTCTAAACTCTCGACGTCCTCCGCCGAGAATTACTTTAAACTTACTGGGCACGTCATTCTCCACCAACTGCCGAGCGATGTCGATCGTTCTACTGGGATCACATCGACTGGCCACAACATTGGCGTCCGATTCCCACGATCGACTAGCACTTTGAGCATACGCTGCAGCCGGAGAAGCGTGAGTGACCCTTGTATTCGTCACAATCCCCGTAGCCTTTCCAGCCTCCTGGGCCCACTTCATGATACCGTAAATCTCCGTCTCGTTTGATTTCTGATACTCGCA
It includes:
- the LOC129748660 gene encoding membrane-bound alkaline phosphatase-like → MKLFGFWLALVVLILGSEAFKIVNKQDEKDREKDSYHPSHVTSAEKDFDNVPEEERTSEFWNNGAQTTLKEKLSKRKQPIAQRPKNVIFFIGDGLSPQTIAATRMYLGNENEALSFEKFPYLGQAKTYCVNRQVPDSACTGTAYLSGVKINYAMLNVAASIPRSTCEYQKSNETEIYGIMKWAQEAGKATGIVTNTRVTHASPAAAYAQSASRSWESDANVVASRCDPSRTIDIARQLVENDVPSKFKVILGGGRREFRPNGYLDEENYAARRLDGRDLIKEWVGKHEALGETRYVWNRTELMDVDASKTEYLMGLFEGSHMRFNVQNQAGNRPELEPTLEDMTQKAIEMLQKYDDGYVLFIEGGQIDLAHHATYARISLDETAEYSKAIAKARSMTSEEDTLIVVSADHSHTMMYNGYPDRGQDVLGIAGISSQDRLPYTTLSYANGPGWANTYTPENRAIRQDISDFNFNSISLQYPATVPLDSETHGAEDVNVYASGPYSHIFVGNYEQSALPHLMAYASGIGAYLERDDDNTTISDTDFIIENSAFDIESARFRIHNSRFRIHNSQFRINDSVFKIRDADFEIQ